TTTTATTGTTTTAAAATTGAGATATTATCTCGAAAATAACCATTCACCTATATAATTGGAAGCTAATTAATTATTAGCTCCATCTACTAAAAATGGTTTCATTGTTAAATATAACTGTTTAAATGACTCCAATTATTTTTTATTTGTAATTAAATAATTTATTTTAAAATGCGTTAAATTTATTAAATAAGCAGTTTTTGGGTGCAAATATACATTATCTTTAAAAATAATGATGTATTATTTTTAAATTCGCAATAAATAATTTCACACTTAAAGCATCAGATTATAAATATTTGTTTCTTTATTGAGTTTTTATATATTTGTTCTTATTAATGCCTCAAAAAACGGAATCATATTATGCTTAACTTTAAACGTTTAGCCTTTTTTTTATGTTTGTTAGCATTCTCTCAAACATCATTCTCTCAATTAGGCTTTTCCCATGAAATAGGCGTTATCGCTGGCCCCGTGCAGTTTAGATCGGATTTTGGGAATCGAGATAACTCAGAAACCAACTTTGGAAATTCTGGAATTGGAATTGGAATTGTTCATTTTATAAATTTCTCATATAGAGCTGATTGTAATTGCTACACCACCGACAATTATTTTAATGACCATTTTAAAATACGGAATGAAATCTCTTGGAATAAAACCAATTTAGATCATTTTGGAAAATGGTTAGACCCAAGTAAGAATAGTGTAGAAGCCAATCAACTGAGAGGTCATAAAGGTGTTGCAAAAAATTTAGATATTGGTACTCAACTAGAGTATTTTCCTTTAAGTATACGATCATTTCAATCTTTTGGGTATAAGTTTTCTCCTTTTGCGAGTTTAGGAGTGCACTACACTTCGTTTAACCCAGAAGTTAGCACCACCTATGCAAATCCAAACCCAACAGCGGTTGGAGATGTAACAGACCCAAGTAACTTTTATTCATTTTGGGCGCCAGGTTCTGTAGACGCTTCTGGAGGAGGTGCTTGGTCTGTAGTAAGTAGTGTGGGGGTTAGATATAAATTAAGTAAGCTTGCCGATTTAATGTTAGATTTAAGATTTCAATATTATTTTAACGATTGGGTGGATGGACTTAACCACCAATTAGAGTATAATAAAAAAAACGATGGGCTTGTATGGCTTAATGTAGGTTATATTTATTATTTAAATTAAAAATCTATAAACTACTCTTCTTTTATTCGGTGTATTTGAATGCAATAATTGCCTTTAAACAAGACTAATAATTTTATACATGCATACTAAAAAATTATTCTTATTTATCTGTTCATTATGCTTCATACTCTCTTGTAATGAAAAAGCGAAAACGACATTTTCAGACATAAATATTACTACTAAAAACAATAAATTAGTTGAAGTAAACCTGCCAAAGGCCATTGGAAATAATTCGATTACTACCCAAATAAATACCGAAATAAGCAAAGTAGTTATCGCTGCATTGCAAATTGGGGAACAAGACACCATTACATTTAAAACTATTGAAGAAAGTATTACGTTATTCAATAATGAATATCGTGCTTTTAATACCGATTTTCCAGATGTTTCTCAACCTTGGGAAGCTCAAATTGATGGTGAAGTTATGCATCAATCGCTCGAAATTATAAGTATTGCCATAACTTCTTATGTAAATACGGGTGGTGCTCATGGCAATACCAATATTTCTTTTTTAAATTTTGACGCATCTACTGGAAAGCGAATTAAAAATAAGGACTTAATTAAAGATTTAAACGCTTTTAAAAATGTCGCAAAATCTTATTTAAAAAATGCTCTTAATCATGAGG
The genomic region above belongs to Mariniflexile litorale and contains:
- a CDS encoding glutamate dehydrogenase, producing the protein MLNFKRLAFFLCLLAFSQTSFSQLGFSHEIGVIAGPVQFRSDFGNRDNSETNFGNSGIGIGIVHFINFSYRADCNCYTTDNYFNDHFKIRNEISWNKTNLDHFGKWLDPSKNSVEANQLRGHKGVAKNLDIGTQLEYFPLSIRSFQSFGYKFSPFASLGVHYTSFNPEVSTTYANPNPTAVGDVTDPSNFYSFWAPGSVDASGGGAWSVVSSVGVRYKLSKLADLMLDLRFQYYFNDWVDGLNHQLEYNKKNDGLVWLNVGYIYYLN
- a CDS encoding DUF4163 domain-containing protein: MHTKKLFLFICSLCFILSCNEKAKTTFSDINITTKNNKLVEVNLPKAIGNNSITTQINTEISKVVIAALQIGEQDTITFKTIEESITLFNNEYRAFNTDFPDVSQPWEAQIDGEVMHQSLEIISIAITSYVNTGGAHGNTNISFLNFDASTGKRIKNKDLIKDLNAFKNVAKSYLKNALNHEDVLFEPNDFKLPANIGFNEEAVILLYNTYEIAPYSTGIIEFTIPIEKVNDFLVFNGS